From Branchiostoma floridae strain S238N-H82 chromosome 5, Bfl_VNyyK, whole genome shotgun sequence:
GTGCGTCCTGCTCGCAGCTCACTTCGACGCTGAACTTGTTCCTTACCAAGGCGTCTCTGTCATCAGATATAAAAATAAACATAACGTACATTTTAAGATCGAAGCAATGACACGTACTGGGATAGCACAAACATCTGTTTTTACGCCACTTGCAAATACGTAGTTGTAGTAATGGTATAGTAGATGCAACtaagtgtgtgcatgtgtgcatgtatgtatgtgtgtgtacctgtatgtatatgtatgaatgtacaggtatgtatttgtgtgtgtgtgtgtgtgtgtgtgtgtatgtatgtatgtatgtgcgtgtgtacatgtaacgttacgtgtgtgtgtgtgcgcgcgcgcgcgtgcgcgtgaatgtgtactatgtgtgtgtgtactatgtgtgtatgtgtgtgtgtgtgtgtgtgtgtgtgtgtgtgtgtgtgttcgcgcgcgcgtgtgtgtgtgtgtgtgtgtgtgtgtgtgtgtgtgtgtgtgttcgcgcgcgcgcgtgtgtgtgtgtgtgtgtgtatgcgcgcaAGTGCCTCTATTACCTGTGGTTCTTGATCCAACTCAGCAGTTTTTGCTCCCGGAGAGCAGGGTCATAAGGAAGGGCCGTCTCTGTTGCACCGTCATCTGCGTCTCCTTGCGCCTCCAGTTGGGACTGCAAGTCGCGCATCCCGAGATGCTGGTCCACCGCCGTGGTCCCCCTGGCCACAAGAAACTCTCCCGTTCCGATGACGACGTTCCCTGAGCGCCCAACTTGAACCTGTGAGTAGAGGTATGTTTATGAGGAATGCCAGAACATTTAAGAAGATTCATACCGGAAAAAAACTTCCCTTCATCCAACGTACCTTCGCTACAAACACTATTCTCTATCCGCTGTCTATAGGGATAATAATTTGCCAAGGGAGTTTGGCCGCCGTAGGGTAAGATTGGGATGGGAAGATTTTACCCTTTCCTGCGGAATGACTTCCTTGGCCAATGCGTCCCACCCTATTTTTATTGCATTCGACTATCCATACCATCTCAGGAAGGCCTAGCGGAGGCAAACAGAATCAACAGCAATTTGAAAACGCTaaaacaaatacgtgaaaaacTCTACATTGCTGTTTCAATTAAAGGGAATAGTTTACCTCTGAAACAGACACTATCAAGTCATACATTTCCTTAAAACAAACGTAAGCAAACAATCAAATCACACAAACTTGATTCTGAAAGTTGGTGGTAAAGTTTAACATTTTTCCTCTATGTATGTACTGTTATACTTATTTGTAAAATATAGCACCGTACTTGATTTGCTATCTGTTCCAGGAAGGCTAGCTGTTAtgaaatttcaagattttttttgttatattgcGTCTTAGTACCTTGTTATGGTTCCTTAGAACATAGAGCACTTGCGAAAACGCAGTGCCCTTACGACGGCGCCATAGAGGCTTAGATCTCGTGTAGTCCCCCTCGTATGTGCTTTTCAGTTGTTGCTTGGTCATATCTTGAGTGGCGAGGTTTTGTTGTTCAAGGAACTGCAAGAACTCAGTTCCTTCTGCTAGCAACTCTAGTGGAGAGGCCCTTTGCTTAGGGCGAGATTTCCTGCCAAAGTACGCCATTTCTGAAACTACAAGATGAAAACAAGTTACTACGGTAATCACCTCTTTCAAATAGATAGTGCATAGAGACTGTTGACGGCTGTTAATTAAGATAAATGATTTGTACATAACAAGACGTGAATAAAATGGGTTATTACTTTCGCAGAATGGCAGGTTTTTGAgcgtgtttttgtgtttgacaACAGTctgtgggtgtgtctgtctgtctgtctgtctgataaCAGCATTACTCgaaaagccttggatggatcctgatgatatttggtatgtgggtaggggtcaggaaaacgaaggtcaatgATGTTTGacaatgggccccctagcgactggCTAAGGTACTAAAAGACTGGACTAAATATCTAGAGGTTGTTGGGATTTTTTGACATGATGAATgataaatgtgctcaacaaaaGAATAAATGACATCACCATATTTCAAGAACGTTCCTTATGAACGCGCCAATGTAATTGCTTTCAATGccgttaaaaaatcatgaatgaGACCATAACACCTTGAAATTCTCCTTTAGAATATTGTTCAACTGTTTTCTTGCTTCATGATTGACCACTTGAGAAAGACTTAGTCCATAATAAGATCTGCTTATCTGTACGTCCTTAGAATGACCTTGCAACATACAAGTAGATCAGATTTCGGTCCCTTTTGTCACCGAAACCACTGACGCCATTGTCACACAGTCCTACCTGTTGGCTCAGTTTCGGTGTTGCGTCATACTCACGCAACCGGCTTACCAAAGGTCAGGTGTAAACCGTACCTGTGGGAAGGGGTGCATGGGCAAACTGTTAATTTGAACTATTCTACCACCTTTGTATTGCAATATAGGGAAGCCAAAGTTGGGAAGGTATCTGAGCTGACCGTTTCCAATATGAATGAATTGACAGAAATGCAAATTACTCATTTGTGAACTCTAGGTTTGACTATAAGAGTTCACATACTTTTATGACTGGTACACATGCATTTATGACTAGTAAGCTAAGAATATATTTTCTGTTAAATCTTAAGAATTCTATCCACCTACCAATCAAACATCACTAAGAGATGAATGAAGCCAAACCTATGTCTTGGAGCCCTTGTCTTACACGTAAATAATGGTATTGGAAGTCCTATGAATATATGtactttatattttgtatgtctgtACAGCCCGGTATTAAGGTTACCACCACCCTTAATTGTTGTTAAGTGTTGAGGACAAGACTTGCTGCTAAACCTTTACTTACAAAATTCAGTTGTTAGAATTCGAGAATTCTGTCTCGCTACCGGCCAGAGTAGTGGTGAATTCTAGTTCGGGATCAAGTTTACGATGTAGTCACCAACTTCCGCGTTAACGCGGATTTACATATTGTAGTACGGGTCAACGGTACTATGCAGGACTTCACCGAATCATGTAGCGTTTTAGAAACTTTCACCGTCCAGTTTATGAAAATGTCGAAGCGGAGTCAAAAGCCCCAAAGCAACATATGACGATGTTGTAGCCTCACGTATTGTAGTTCTATCCTTGTCACCTGGGCCGGGCAGTTGCACACCTTTGGCTAGTTTGACACCGCTGGTTGTATGTTGAGCCCTATACAAGTATAGGAAACACCTTCAAACAACACCAACAAAGACAGAATATTTCTCTTACCTGAAAAGATTAGCAAAGCTTGTAAGACTTCTTCTCTCTTGCTTTAAAGTACAACTGAACGGCAGCCCAGCCAACGAAACTAACCTGCGCCGCGGAAATACCCTTGGGAAATACCCTGACGTCACCGAGGGTTAACAAACAATATGCCAGGTGTACGTCAGGGCTATACCAAATGCTGAAAGGAGGAGGGGGTATTGAACTTAACCGGAAGAATTGCTCACAAGCCGCGGCAAGCGCGCAAGCGAGT
This genomic window contains:
- the LOC118416312 gene encoding putative helicase mov-10-B.2, whose amino-acid sequence is MAYFGRKSRPKQRASPLELLAEGTEFLQFLEQQNLATQDMTKQQLKSTYEGDYTRSKPLWRRRKGTAFSQVLYVLRNHNKVQVGRSGNVVIGTGEFLVARGTTAVDQHLGMRDLQSQLEAQGDADDGATETALPYDPALREQKLLSWIKNHRDALVRNKFSVEVSCEQDAQNGHIDIPLQRRAPFNTRLTVRNTSRYSVQLLGCEMVWRKPQFQLTDEDHVASGLGEHLLGPGEEYDINLRVRPIRGYTRHFVPVIFHFCRRLDNKNFHIARFLSAGIDDDLIRSLAPTEPYRPPPRVYRVERGTQELEGVKPDP